Proteins encoded in a region of the Pseudomonadota bacterium genome:
- the argS gene encoding arginine--tRNA ligase, producing MIRKRIVEIIEEACNSCKEKGILPYEISINPVIEIPREDEFGDYSTNIAFFLAPKLKRNPQEIAKTLIQNMGFGGICEKVEVAGKGFINFYVKDEVWREALREAYDRGIEALFPDIGNGKRVLIEFVSANPTGPLHIGHGRGAAVGDVLTNVLKKVGYDVVKEYYINDAGKQIETLGESTYTRWRELKGEEVPYPKHLYQGDYVKDLAALLMEKDIPVPSDKGKAIRFMAGFAGDMVMKGIEKDLEDFGVMFDNYYRESDLYKKGIVDETIEMLKDKGYAYEKDGALWFKTSFFEADEDRVLIKSDGERTYFASDIAYHREKFDRAFDVLIDIWGSDHHGYIPRLKASVKALGRDKEGLKVILIQFVTLLKDGKPVGMSTRAGEFTTLKEVLDEVGKDAARFFFLMRKSDAHLEFDLNLAKKTSNENPVYYVQYAHARIESIFKVAKEDGIDVEALTAEGRGHVADLSLLTLKDEIDIIKGILHFYDVIEGSARSLEPHRITFYLLDLVGKFHSYYNKTRVLKNDVELTLARLLLLDMLQKVIKSGLNILGVSAPEKM from the coding sequence ATGATAAGAAAGAGGATAGTGGAAATAATAGAGGAGGCATGTAACAGTTGTAAGGAAAAGGGGATTTTACCTTACGAAATCAGCATTAATCCTGTTATAGAGATCCCAAGGGAAGATGAGTTCGGCGATTATTCCACGAATATTGCCTTTTTTTTAGCCCCCAAACTAAAAAGGAATCCTCAAGAGATAGCAAAAACCCTGATTCAAAATATGGGGTTTGGCGGGATATGCGAGAAGGTGGAGGTGGCAGGGAAGGGGTTTATCAATTTTTATGTAAAGGATGAGGTCTGGAGAGAGGCCTTAAGGGAGGCTTATGACAGGGGGATAGAAGCCTTATTCCCTGATATAGGCAATGGAAAGAGGGTTTTGATAGAGTTTGTGAGTGCAAATCCCACAGGTCCTCTGCATATAGGGCATGGGAGAGGAGCGGCAGTAGGGGATGTCCTGACAAATGTATTGAAGAAGGTTGGTTATGATGTGGTAAAAGAATATTACATAAATGATGCAGGAAAGCAGATAGAAACCCTCGGCGAATCTACATATACGAGATGGAGGGAACTAAAAGGAGAAGAGGTTCCTTATCCAAAGCATCTGTACCAGGGAGATTACGTGAAAGACCTTGCGGCACTCCTGATGGAAAAGGATATTCCAGTTCCGTCTGACAAAGGTAAGGCAATCAGGTTCATGGCGGGCTTTGCCGGCGATATGGTAATGAAGGGTATAGAAAAAGACCTTGAGGATTTCGGTGTGATGTTTGATAACTACTACAGAGAATCAGACCTGTATAAAAAGGGTATTGTGGATGAGACGATAGAGATGCTAAAAGATAAGGGGTATGCATATGAGAAGGATGGCGCCTTATGGTTCAAGACAAGCTTCTTTGAGGCTGACGAAGACAGGGTTTTGATAAAGTCAGATGGGGAAAGGACGTATTTTGCATCTGATATTGCCTATCATAGAGAGAAGTTTGATAGGGCCTTCGATGTCCTTATAGACATCTGGGGTTCTGACCACCATGGGTATATACCGAGGTTAAAGGCCTCTGTCAAGGCATTGGGGAGGGATAAAGAAGGTTTAAAGGTCATACTGATACAGTTCGTTACGCTTTTAAAGGATGGAAAACCGGTGGGTATGTCCACAAGGGCAGGGGAGTTTACAACATTAAAAGAGGTCCTGGATGAAGTCGGGAAGGATGCGGCAAGATTCTTCTTCCTTATGAGGAAAAGCGATGCCCATCTTGAGTTTGACCTTAACCTTGCAAAAAAGACATCAAATGAAAACCCTGTGTATTACGTCCAGTACGCCCACGCCAGGATTGAGAGTATCTTTAAGGTCGCAAAAGAGGATGGTATAGATGTTGAAGCACTTACGGCAGAGGGCAGAGGGCATGTAGCTGATTTGAGCTTATTAACCTTAAAAGACGAGATTGATATCATTAAAGGTATTCTTCATTTTTATGATGTGATAGAAGGAAGTGCGAGGAGCCTGGAGCCTCATAGAATAACCTTTTACCTCCTTGACCTGGTGGGAAAATTTCATAGTTATTATAATAAGACGAGGGTTTTAAAAAATGACGTGGAGCTGACACTGGCGAGGCTTTTGCTTCTTGATATGTTACAGAAGGTTATTAAAAGTGGTTTGAATATACTTGGTGTATCAGCACCGGAGAAAATGTAA